In Dama dama isolate Ldn47 chromosome 9, ASM3311817v1, whole genome shotgun sequence, the following proteins share a genomic window:
- the PPARGC1B gene encoding peroxisome proliferator-activated receptor gamma coactivator 1-beta isoform X3, with amino-acid sequence MAGNDCGSLLDEELSSFFLNYLADTQGGGSGEEQLCADFPELDLSQLDASDFDSATCFEELQWCPENSETDPSEYSPDDAELFQIIDNENEALLAALTKTLDDIPEDIVSLAALPALDDGDTPSCASASPVPSSAPPSPSLEGPPASAPEVDELSLLQKLLLATSYPASTSDSQKEGTAWRQAGLRSRNPRPCVKMDGPQDRKGPTLHSQSRSCTELHKHLTSAPACPRAKALSPDRGLQPPPSLSPWLPIKEDEEAGEDCPSPQLASASPGDSPALGRTDPSAQVSQEDMQAMVQLIRYMHTYCLPQRKLPTQAPEPAPQPSSSPSKQVRPRPRSQHPSKATWTEFSILRELLAQDVLCDVSKPYRLATPVYASLTPRPRPKDSQASASHPGPVEEVRVSPSPKSSGPRPSLRPLRLQVKGHVSRSARLQPEEEEEEEEEEEEEKEEEDEEEWGRKRPGRGLPWTKLGRKPESSVCPVRRSRRLNPELGPWLTFTDEPMVPADPQGPLPSRLAPEACDVEGEPDSPTDEDSGQDQPLLRGPQIPALESPCESGCGDTDEDPSCPRLSSRDSPRCLMLALSQSPTSDPPFGKKTFEQTLTVELCGTAGLTPPTTPPYKPAEEDPFKPDIKHSPGKDRAPTSEGPQLGATTEAVHKLPKKHPERSELLSHLRHTPAQSASQAGQKRPFSCSFGDHDYCQVLKPDGALQRKVLRSWEPSGAHLKDWPQQGAPRAEAQASGREEDGSCNVDAPSKDSTLLRDHEIRASLTKHFGLLETALEEEDLASCKSPEYDTVFEDSSSSSGESTFLLEEEDEEEDDDEGEDSGVSPPRSDHCPYQSPPSKASRRLCSRSRSSSGSSSCRSRSPATRRTFRCESRGSCSDGTPSVRHARKQREKAIGEGRVVYIRNLSSDMSSRELKRRFEVFGEIVECQVLTRSKRGEKYGFITYRCSEHAALSLRNGAALRKRSEPSFQLSYGGLRHFCWPRYTDYDSNSEEALPASVKTKYEAMDFDSLLKEAQQSLH; translated from the exons GGTGGGGGATCTGGGGAGGAACAACTCTGCGCTGACTTTCCCGAGCTCGACCTCTCCCAGCTGGATGCCAGCGACTTCGACTCAGCCACCTGCTTTGAGGAGCTGCAGTGGTGTCCAGAGAACTCTGAAACCGACCCCAGCGAGTATAGCCCTGATGACGCAGAGCTCTTCCAG ATAATCGACAATGAGAATGAGGCCCTCCTGGCAGCGCTCACCAAAACCCTGGATGACATCCCTGAGGATATTGTGAGTCTGGCTGCCTTGCCAGCCCTGGATGATGGAGACACACCCTCCTGTGCTTCTGCATCACCTGTCCCCTCCTCTGCGCCCCCCAGCCCCTCTCTGGAGGGGCCCCCTGCCTCGGCCCCTGAGGTGGACGAGCTCTCGCTG CTGCAGAAACTCCTTCTCGCCACGTCCTACCCAGCCTCGACCTCCGATAGCCAGAAGGAAGGGACCGCATGGCGCCAGGCAGGCCTCAGGTCCAGAAATCCGCGGCCTTGTGTCAAG ATGGATGGCCCCCAAGACAGGAAGGGCCCCACTCTGCACTCTCAGAGCCGGAGCTGCACGGAGCTACACAAGCACCTCACCTCGGCACCGGCCTGCCCTCGGGCTAAAGCCCTCTCCCCGGATAGAGGCCTGCAGCCACCACCATCCCTGAGTCCCTGGCTCCCCATCAAGGAGGATGAGGAGGCGGGCGAGGACTGCCCAAGCCCCCAGCTGGCTTCAGCCTCCCCCGGGGACTCACCAGCGCTGGGCAGGACAGACCCCAGCGCCCAGGTTTCCCAGGAGGACATGCAGGCCATGGTGCAGCTCATCCGCTACATGCACACCTACTGCCTCCCACAGAGGAAGCTGCCCACACAGGCCCCAGAGCCAGCTCCACAGCCCAGCAGCAGTCCCTCCAAGCAGGTCAGACCCCGGCCTCGGTCCCAGCACCCTTCCAAAGCCACCTGGACCGAGTTCTCCATCCTGAGGGAACTTCTGGCTCAAGATGTCCTCTGCGATGTCAGCAAACCCTACCGTCTGGCCACACCTGTCTACGCCTCCCTcacgccccggccccggcccaaGGACAGTCAGGCCTCCGCCAGCCACCCGGGTCCCGTGGAGGAGGTGAGGGTCTCACCTTCACCCAAGAGTTCGGGGCCCAGACCCAGCCTGCGCCCGCTGCGGCTGCAGGTGAAAGGGCATGTCAGCCGGTCGGCCAGGCTGCagccggaggaggaggaggaggaagaagaggaggaggaagaagaaaaagaggaagaggacgAGGAGGAATGGGGCCGGAAAAGGCCAGGGCGCGGCCTGCCATGGACCAAGCTGGGGAGGAAGCCAGAGAGCTCCGTGTGCCCTGTGCGACGTTCCAGGAGACTGAACCCTGAGCTTGGCCCCTGGCTGACGTTCACGGATGAGCCCATGGTCCCTGCAGATCCCCAGGGGCCTCTGCCCTCGCGCTTGGCCCCCGAAGCCTGTGATGTGGAGGGAGAGCCTGACAGCCCCACAGATGAGGACAGTGGCCAAGACCAGCCGCTCCTGCGGGGACCCCAGATCCCAGCTCTGGAGAGCCCCTGTGAGAGCGGGTGTGGGGACACGGACGAGGACCCCAGTTGCCCGAGGCTGTCTTCCAGAG actctcccAGGTGCCTCATGCTGGCCTTGTCGCAAAG CCCCACCAGTGACCCTCCTTTTGGCAAGAAGACCTTCGAGCAGACCTTGACGGTGGAGCTCTGTGGCACAGCAG GACTCACTCCGCCCACCACGCCTCCCTACAAGCCCGCAGAGGAAGACCCCTTCAAGCCAGACATCAAGCACAGCCCAGGCAAAGACAGAGCTCCCACCTCGGAGGGTCCCCAGCTTGGGGCCACCACCGAGGCTGTCCACAAGCTGCCAAAGAAGCACCCAGAGAGGAGCGAGCTCCTGTCCCACCTGCGGCATACCCCAGCCCAGTCAGCCTCCCAGGCTGGTCAGAAGCGCCCCTTCTCCTGTTCCTTCGGCGACCATGACTACTGCCAGGTGCTCAAGCCAGACGGCGCCCTGCAGAGGAAGGTGCTGAGGTCCTGGGAGCCGTCTGGGGCCCACCTGAAGGACTGGCCCCAGCAAGGGGCCCCACGGGCTGAGGCCCAGGCCTCTGGCAGGGAGGAAGATGGAAGCTGTAATGTTGATGCCCCCAGCAAGGACAGCACACTGCTCAGAGACCACGAGATCCGTGCCAGCCTCACCAAGCACTTTGGGCTCCTAGAGACAGCCTTGGAGGAGGAAGACCTGGCCTCCTGCAAGAGCCCCGAGTATGACACAGTCTTTgaggacagcagcagcagcagtggcgaGAGCACcttcctcctggaggaggaagacgAGGAGGAGGACGACGATGAAGGAGAGGACTCAGGGGTCAGCCCCCCTCGCTCTGACCACTGCCCCTACCAGAGCCCACCCAGCAAGGCCAGTCGGCGGCTCTGTTCCCGCAGCCGCTCCAGCTCTGGCTCCTCATCCTGCCGCTCCCGGTCACCAGCCACACGGAGGACCTTCAG ATGTGAGAGCAGAGGGTCGTGTTCAGACGGAACGCCAAGCGTCCGGCATGCCAGGAAGCAGCGGGAAAAGGCCATT GGTGAAGGCCGCGTGGTGTACATTCGAAATCTCTCCAGTGACATGAGCTCGCGTGAACTGAAGAGGCGCTTTGAAGTGTTTGGCGAGATTGTGGAGTGCCAGGTGCTCACGAGAAGCAAGAG AGGCGAGAAGTATGGCTTCATCACCTACCGGTGTTCTGAGCACGCTGCCCTGTCCCTGAGGAATGGCGCCGCCCTAAGGAAGCGCAGCGAGCCCTCCTTCCAGCTGAGCTATGGGGGGCTCCGGCACTTCTGCTGGCCCCGCTACACTGACTACG ATTCTAATTCAGAAGAGGCCCTGCCTGCGTCAGTGAAAACCAAGTACGAAGCCATGGATTTTGACAGCTTACTGAAGGAGGCCCAGCAGAGCCTGCACTGA
- the PPARGC1B gene encoding peroxisome proliferator-activated receptor gamma coactivator 1-beta isoform X1, translating to MAGNDCGSLLDEELSSFFLNYLADTQGGGSGEEQLCADFPELDLSQLDASDFDSATCFEELQWCPENSETDPSEYSPDDAELFQKCLWSSLCVSDTAFNSGLYGLEGRLTLDQIIDNENEALLAALTKTLDDIPEDIVSLAALPALDDGDTPSCASASPVPSSAPPSPSLEGPPASAPEVDELSLLQKLLLATSYPASTSDSQKEGTAWRQAGLRSRNPRPCVKMDGPQDRKGPTLHSQSRSCTELHKHLTSAPACPRAKALSPDRGLQPPPSLSPWLPIKEDEEAGEDCPSPQLASASPGDSPALGRTDPSAQVSQEDMQAMVQLIRYMHTYCLPQRKLPTQAPEPAPQPSSSPSKQVRPRPRSQHPSKATWTEFSILRELLAQDVLCDVSKPYRLATPVYASLTPRPRPKDSQASASHPGPVEEVRVSPSPKSSGPRPSLRPLRLQVKGHVSRSARLQPEEEEEEEEEEEEEKEEEDEEEWGRKRPGRGLPWTKLGRKPESSVCPVRRSRRLNPELGPWLTFTDEPMVPADPQGPLPSRLAPEACDVEGEPDSPTDEDSGQDQPLLRGPQIPALESPCESGCGDTDEDPSCPRLSSRDSPRCLMLALSQSPTSDPPFGKKTFEQTLTVELCGTAGLTPPTTPPYKPAEEDPFKPDIKHSPGKDRAPTSEGPQLGATTEAVHKLPKKHPERSELLSHLRHTPAQSASQAGQKRPFSCSFGDHDYCQVLKPDGALQRKVLRSWEPSGAHLKDWPQQGAPRAEAQASGREEDGSCNVDAPSKDSTLLRDHEIRASLTKHFGLLETALEEEDLASCKSPEYDTVFEDSSSSSGESTFLLEEEDEEEDDDEGEDSGVSPPRSDHCPYQSPPSKASRRLCSRSRSSSGSSSCRSRSPATRRTFRCESRGSCSDGTPSVRHARKQREKAIGEGRVVYIRNLSSDMSSRELKRRFEVFGEIVECQVLTRSKRGEKYGFITYRCSEHAALSLRNGAALRKRSEPSFQLSYGGLRHFCWPRYTDYDSNSEEALPASVKTKYEAMDFDSLLKEAQQSLH from the exons GGTGGGGGATCTGGGGAGGAACAACTCTGCGCTGACTTTCCCGAGCTCGACCTCTCCCAGCTGGATGCCAGCGACTTCGACTCAGCCACCTGCTTTGAGGAGCTGCAGTGGTGTCCAGAGAACTCTGAAACCGACCCCAGCGAGTATAGCCCTGATGACGCAGAGCTCTTCCAG AAATGTTTATGGAGCTCCCTATGTGTGTCAGACACTGCATTCAACAGTGGACTCTACGGTCTAGAGGGAAGACTGACCCTAGATCAG ATAATCGACAATGAGAATGAGGCCCTCCTGGCAGCGCTCACCAAAACCCTGGATGACATCCCTGAGGATATTGTGAGTCTGGCTGCCTTGCCAGCCCTGGATGATGGAGACACACCCTCCTGTGCTTCTGCATCACCTGTCCCCTCCTCTGCGCCCCCCAGCCCCTCTCTGGAGGGGCCCCCTGCCTCGGCCCCTGAGGTGGACGAGCTCTCGCTG CTGCAGAAACTCCTTCTCGCCACGTCCTACCCAGCCTCGACCTCCGATAGCCAGAAGGAAGGGACCGCATGGCGCCAGGCAGGCCTCAGGTCCAGAAATCCGCGGCCTTGTGTCAAG ATGGATGGCCCCCAAGACAGGAAGGGCCCCACTCTGCACTCTCAGAGCCGGAGCTGCACGGAGCTACACAAGCACCTCACCTCGGCACCGGCCTGCCCTCGGGCTAAAGCCCTCTCCCCGGATAGAGGCCTGCAGCCACCACCATCCCTGAGTCCCTGGCTCCCCATCAAGGAGGATGAGGAGGCGGGCGAGGACTGCCCAAGCCCCCAGCTGGCTTCAGCCTCCCCCGGGGACTCACCAGCGCTGGGCAGGACAGACCCCAGCGCCCAGGTTTCCCAGGAGGACATGCAGGCCATGGTGCAGCTCATCCGCTACATGCACACCTACTGCCTCCCACAGAGGAAGCTGCCCACACAGGCCCCAGAGCCAGCTCCACAGCCCAGCAGCAGTCCCTCCAAGCAGGTCAGACCCCGGCCTCGGTCCCAGCACCCTTCCAAAGCCACCTGGACCGAGTTCTCCATCCTGAGGGAACTTCTGGCTCAAGATGTCCTCTGCGATGTCAGCAAACCCTACCGTCTGGCCACACCTGTCTACGCCTCCCTcacgccccggccccggcccaaGGACAGTCAGGCCTCCGCCAGCCACCCGGGTCCCGTGGAGGAGGTGAGGGTCTCACCTTCACCCAAGAGTTCGGGGCCCAGACCCAGCCTGCGCCCGCTGCGGCTGCAGGTGAAAGGGCATGTCAGCCGGTCGGCCAGGCTGCagccggaggaggaggaggaggaagaagaggaggaggaagaagaaaaagaggaagaggacgAGGAGGAATGGGGCCGGAAAAGGCCAGGGCGCGGCCTGCCATGGACCAAGCTGGGGAGGAAGCCAGAGAGCTCCGTGTGCCCTGTGCGACGTTCCAGGAGACTGAACCCTGAGCTTGGCCCCTGGCTGACGTTCACGGATGAGCCCATGGTCCCTGCAGATCCCCAGGGGCCTCTGCCCTCGCGCTTGGCCCCCGAAGCCTGTGATGTGGAGGGAGAGCCTGACAGCCCCACAGATGAGGACAGTGGCCAAGACCAGCCGCTCCTGCGGGGACCCCAGATCCCAGCTCTGGAGAGCCCCTGTGAGAGCGGGTGTGGGGACACGGACGAGGACCCCAGTTGCCCGAGGCTGTCTTCCAGAG actctcccAGGTGCCTCATGCTGGCCTTGTCGCAAAG CCCCACCAGTGACCCTCCTTTTGGCAAGAAGACCTTCGAGCAGACCTTGACGGTGGAGCTCTGTGGCACAGCAG GACTCACTCCGCCCACCACGCCTCCCTACAAGCCCGCAGAGGAAGACCCCTTCAAGCCAGACATCAAGCACAGCCCAGGCAAAGACAGAGCTCCCACCTCGGAGGGTCCCCAGCTTGGGGCCACCACCGAGGCTGTCCACAAGCTGCCAAAGAAGCACCCAGAGAGGAGCGAGCTCCTGTCCCACCTGCGGCATACCCCAGCCCAGTCAGCCTCCCAGGCTGGTCAGAAGCGCCCCTTCTCCTGTTCCTTCGGCGACCATGACTACTGCCAGGTGCTCAAGCCAGACGGCGCCCTGCAGAGGAAGGTGCTGAGGTCCTGGGAGCCGTCTGGGGCCCACCTGAAGGACTGGCCCCAGCAAGGGGCCCCACGGGCTGAGGCCCAGGCCTCTGGCAGGGAGGAAGATGGAAGCTGTAATGTTGATGCCCCCAGCAAGGACAGCACACTGCTCAGAGACCACGAGATCCGTGCCAGCCTCACCAAGCACTTTGGGCTCCTAGAGACAGCCTTGGAGGAGGAAGACCTGGCCTCCTGCAAGAGCCCCGAGTATGACACAGTCTTTgaggacagcagcagcagcagtggcgaGAGCACcttcctcctggaggaggaagacgAGGAGGAGGACGACGATGAAGGAGAGGACTCAGGGGTCAGCCCCCCTCGCTCTGACCACTGCCCCTACCAGAGCCCACCCAGCAAGGCCAGTCGGCGGCTCTGTTCCCGCAGCCGCTCCAGCTCTGGCTCCTCATCCTGCCGCTCCCGGTCACCAGCCACACGGAGGACCTTCAG ATGTGAGAGCAGAGGGTCGTGTTCAGACGGAACGCCAAGCGTCCGGCATGCCAGGAAGCAGCGGGAAAAGGCCATT GGTGAAGGCCGCGTGGTGTACATTCGAAATCTCTCCAGTGACATGAGCTCGCGTGAACTGAAGAGGCGCTTTGAAGTGTTTGGCGAGATTGTGGAGTGCCAGGTGCTCACGAGAAGCAAGAG AGGCGAGAAGTATGGCTTCATCACCTACCGGTGTTCTGAGCACGCTGCCCTGTCCCTGAGGAATGGCGCCGCCCTAAGGAAGCGCAGCGAGCCCTCCTTCCAGCTGAGCTATGGGGGGCTCCGGCACTTCTGCTGGCCCCGCTACACTGACTACG ATTCTAATTCAGAAGAGGCCCTGCCTGCGTCAGTGAAAACCAAGTACGAAGCCATGGATTTTGACAGCTTACTGAAGGAGGCCCAGCAGAGCCTGCACTGA
- the PPARGC1B gene encoding peroxisome proliferator-activated receptor gamma coactivator 1-beta isoform X2 translates to MGLVVPAREAQGPWLGGGGSGEEQLCADFPELDLSQLDASDFDSATCFEELQWCPENSETDPSEYSPDDAELFQKCLWSSLCVSDTAFNSGLYGLEGRLTLDQIIDNENEALLAALTKTLDDIPEDIVSLAALPALDDGDTPSCASASPVPSSAPPSPSLEGPPASAPEVDELSLLQKLLLATSYPASTSDSQKEGTAWRQAGLRSRNPRPCVKMDGPQDRKGPTLHSQSRSCTELHKHLTSAPACPRAKALSPDRGLQPPPSLSPWLPIKEDEEAGEDCPSPQLASASPGDSPALGRTDPSAQVSQEDMQAMVQLIRYMHTYCLPQRKLPTQAPEPAPQPSSSPSKQVRPRPRSQHPSKATWTEFSILRELLAQDVLCDVSKPYRLATPVYASLTPRPRPKDSQASASHPGPVEEVRVSPSPKSSGPRPSLRPLRLQVKGHVSRSARLQPEEEEEEEEEEEEEKEEEDEEEWGRKRPGRGLPWTKLGRKPESSVCPVRRSRRLNPELGPWLTFTDEPMVPADPQGPLPSRLAPEACDVEGEPDSPTDEDSGQDQPLLRGPQIPALESPCESGCGDTDEDPSCPRLSSRDSPRCLMLALSQSPTSDPPFGKKTFEQTLTVELCGTAGLTPPTTPPYKPAEEDPFKPDIKHSPGKDRAPTSEGPQLGATTEAVHKLPKKHPERSELLSHLRHTPAQSASQAGQKRPFSCSFGDHDYCQVLKPDGALQRKVLRSWEPSGAHLKDWPQQGAPRAEAQASGREEDGSCNVDAPSKDSTLLRDHEIRASLTKHFGLLETALEEEDLASCKSPEYDTVFEDSSSSSGESTFLLEEEDEEEDDDEGEDSGVSPPRSDHCPYQSPPSKASRRLCSRSRSSSGSSSCRSRSPATRRTFRCESRGSCSDGTPSVRHARKQREKAIGEGRVVYIRNLSSDMSSRELKRRFEVFGEIVECQVLTRSKRGEKYGFITYRCSEHAALSLRNGAALRKRSEPSFQLSYGGLRHFCWPRYTDYDSNSEEALPASVKTKYEAMDFDSLLKEAQQSLH, encoded by the exons GGTGGGGGATCTGGGGAGGAACAACTCTGCGCTGACTTTCCCGAGCTCGACCTCTCCCAGCTGGATGCCAGCGACTTCGACTCAGCCACCTGCTTTGAGGAGCTGCAGTGGTGTCCAGAGAACTCTGAAACCGACCCCAGCGAGTATAGCCCTGATGACGCAGAGCTCTTCCAG AAATGTTTATGGAGCTCCCTATGTGTGTCAGACACTGCATTCAACAGTGGACTCTACGGTCTAGAGGGAAGACTGACCCTAGATCAG ATAATCGACAATGAGAATGAGGCCCTCCTGGCAGCGCTCACCAAAACCCTGGATGACATCCCTGAGGATATTGTGAGTCTGGCTGCCTTGCCAGCCCTGGATGATGGAGACACACCCTCCTGTGCTTCTGCATCACCTGTCCCCTCCTCTGCGCCCCCCAGCCCCTCTCTGGAGGGGCCCCCTGCCTCGGCCCCTGAGGTGGACGAGCTCTCGCTG CTGCAGAAACTCCTTCTCGCCACGTCCTACCCAGCCTCGACCTCCGATAGCCAGAAGGAAGGGACCGCATGGCGCCAGGCAGGCCTCAGGTCCAGAAATCCGCGGCCTTGTGTCAAG ATGGATGGCCCCCAAGACAGGAAGGGCCCCACTCTGCACTCTCAGAGCCGGAGCTGCACGGAGCTACACAAGCACCTCACCTCGGCACCGGCCTGCCCTCGGGCTAAAGCCCTCTCCCCGGATAGAGGCCTGCAGCCACCACCATCCCTGAGTCCCTGGCTCCCCATCAAGGAGGATGAGGAGGCGGGCGAGGACTGCCCAAGCCCCCAGCTGGCTTCAGCCTCCCCCGGGGACTCACCAGCGCTGGGCAGGACAGACCCCAGCGCCCAGGTTTCCCAGGAGGACATGCAGGCCATGGTGCAGCTCATCCGCTACATGCACACCTACTGCCTCCCACAGAGGAAGCTGCCCACACAGGCCCCAGAGCCAGCTCCACAGCCCAGCAGCAGTCCCTCCAAGCAGGTCAGACCCCGGCCTCGGTCCCAGCACCCTTCCAAAGCCACCTGGACCGAGTTCTCCATCCTGAGGGAACTTCTGGCTCAAGATGTCCTCTGCGATGTCAGCAAACCCTACCGTCTGGCCACACCTGTCTACGCCTCCCTcacgccccggccccggcccaaGGACAGTCAGGCCTCCGCCAGCCACCCGGGTCCCGTGGAGGAGGTGAGGGTCTCACCTTCACCCAAGAGTTCGGGGCCCAGACCCAGCCTGCGCCCGCTGCGGCTGCAGGTGAAAGGGCATGTCAGCCGGTCGGCCAGGCTGCagccggaggaggaggaggaggaagaagaggaggaggaagaagaaaaagaggaagaggacgAGGAGGAATGGGGCCGGAAAAGGCCAGGGCGCGGCCTGCCATGGACCAAGCTGGGGAGGAAGCCAGAGAGCTCCGTGTGCCCTGTGCGACGTTCCAGGAGACTGAACCCTGAGCTTGGCCCCTGGCTGACGTTCACGGATGAGCCCATGGTCCCTGCAGATCCCCAGGGGCCTCTGCCCTCGCGCTTGGCCCCCGAAGCCTGTGATGTGGAGGGAGAGCCTGACAGCCCCACAGATGAGGACAGTGGCCAAGACCAGCCGCTCCTGCGGGGACCCCAGATCCCAGCTCTGGAGAGCCCCTGTGAGAGCGGGTGTGGGGACACGGACGAGGACCCCAGTTGCCCGAGGCTGTCTTCCAGAG actctcccAGGTGCCTCATGCTGGCCTTGTCGCAAAG CCCCACCAGTGACCCTCCTTTTGGCAAGAAGACCTTCGAGCAGACCTTGACGGTGGAGCTCTGTGGCACAGCAG GACTCACTCCGCCCACCACGCCTCCCTACAAGCCCGCAGAGGAAGACCCCTTCAAGCCAGACATCAAGCACAGCCCAGGCAAAGACAGAGCTCCCACCTCGGAGGGTCCCCAGCTTGGGGCCACCACCGAGGCTGTCCACAAGCTGCCAAAGAAGCACCCAGAGAGGAGCGAGCTCCTGTCCCACCTGCGGCATACCCCAGCCCAGTCAGCCTCCCAGGCTGGTCAGAAGCGCCCCTTCTCCTGTTCCTTCGGCGACCATGACTACTGCCAGGTGCTCAAGCCAGACGGCGCCCTGCAGAGGAAGGTGCTGAGGTCCTGGGAGCCGTCTGGGGCCCACCTGAAGGACTGGCCCCAGCAAGGGGCCCCACGGGCTGAGGCCCAGGCCTCTGGCAGGGAGGAAGATGGAAGCTGTAATGTTGATGCCCCCAGCAAGGACAGCACACTGCTCAGAGACCACGAGATCCGTGCCAGCCTCACCAAGCACTTTGGGCTCCTAGAGACAGCCTTGGAGGAGGAAGACCTGGCCTCCTGCAAGAGCCCCGAGTATGACACAGTCTTTgaggacagcagcagcagcagtggcgaGAGCACcttcctcctggaggaggaagacgAGGAGGAGGACGACGATGAAGGAGAGGACTCAGGGGTCAGCCCCCCTCGCTCTGACCACTGCCCCTACCAGAGCCCACCCAGCAAGGCCAGTCGGCGGCTCTGTTCCCGCAGCCGCTCCAGCTCTGGCTCCTCATCCTGCCGCTCCCGGTCACCAGCCACACGGAGGACCTTCAG ATGTGAGAGCAGAGGGTCGTGTTCAGACGGAACGCCAAGCGTCCGGCATGCCAGGAAGCAGCGGGAAAAGGCCATT GGTGAAGGCCGCGTGGTGTACATTCGAAATCTCTCCAGTGACATGAGCTCGCGTGAACTGAAGAGGCGCTTTGAAGTGTTTGGCGAGATTGTGGAGTGCCAGGTGCTCACGAGAAGCAAGAG AGGCGAGAAGTATGGCTTCATCACCTACCGGTGTTCTGAGCACGCTGCCCTGTCCCTGAGGAATGGCGCCGCCCTAAGGAAGCGCAGCGAGCCCTCCTTCCAGCTGAGCTATGGGGGGCTCCGGCACTTCTGCTGGCCCCGCTACACTGACTACG ATTCTAATTCAGAAGAGGCCCTGCCTGCGTCAGTGAAAACCAAGTACGAAGCCATGGATTTTGACAGCTTACTGAAGGAGGCCCAGCAGAGCCTGCACTGA